The Chiloscyllium punctatum isolate Juve2018m chromosome 15, sChiPun1.3, whole genome shotgun sequence sequence taaggggaggcagggacggccgtggctgacgaggaaaGTTAAGGACTGTATAAAGATAAAAGAGTAGAAGTATAACATAGTAAAAATGAGCGAGAAGCCGGAGGACTAGgaaacttttaaagagcaacagaggataactaaaaaggcaataCGCGGAAAAAAATTGAGGTAcgaaggcaaactggccaaaaatataaaggaggatagtaaaaactattttaggtatgtgaaaggaaaaaaaaatggttaagactaaaattgggcccttgaagacaggcatttattatggggaacaaggaaatgacagaagagttgaataggtactttggatttgtcttcactggggaagacacaagcaatctcccagatgtaatagtggctgaaggacctagaGTAATGGATGAACTGTAGGGAATTTATATTCGGCAGGAAATGGTAttggatagactgttaggtctgaaggctgctaagtccctgggacctgatggaCTGCACCCCAGGGTacttaaggaggtggctctagaaattgtAGACacattggtaatcattttccaGTGTTATAtcaattcaggatcagttcctgtggattggagggcggctaatgttgtcatacttttcaagaagggagggagagagaaaacagagaatttaTAGACCTgttagcctgacgtcagtggtggaaagatgctggagtcaattataaaagatgaaattacaactcatttggatagcagtaaaaGGATAGCTCAGAGTCACCATGGAATTACAAAGGGGAaaacatgcttgactaatcttctggaatattttgaggatgtaactatgaagatagacaagggagagccagtggatgtagtgtatctggacttaggccacatggtattgggggcaaggtactgacttggattgaaaattggctgactgacaggaagcaaagagcagtgataaacgggtccctttcagaatggcaggcggtgaccagtgggtaccacaaggttcggtgctgggctgcagctgtttacaatatacatcaatgatatagacgaaggcattaaaagtaatattagcaaatttgctgatgacacaaagctgggtggcagggtgaaatgtgaggaggatgttatgagaatacaaggtgacttggacaggctaggtgagtggacagatgcagtttaatgtggataaacgtgtggttatccactttggtggcaagaacaggaaggtagattattatctaaatggagtcaagttaggtaaaggggcagtgcaACGAGATCTAGGTATTCTTGCACAtaagtcaatgaaagcaagcatgcaggtacggcaggcagtgaagaaagctgctggccttcataacaagaagaaTTGAGTATAAgtgcaaagaggtccttctgcagctgtacagggccctggtgagaccacacctgcagtattgtatgcagttttggtctccaaatttgaggaaggacattctggctattgagggagtgcagcataggttcatgaggtcaatgaGGCAGGAccatcatatgttgaaagattagagcgactgggcttgtatagacttgagtttagaaggatgagaggagatcttGATTGAGACGTGTAAAATTATTaatggattggacactctggaggcaggaagcgtgtttctgctgatgggtgagtccagaaccaaaggacacagtttaaaaataaggggtaggccatttagaatagagttgagaaacttcttcacccagacaatagtggatatatggaatgctctgccccagaaggcagtggaagtcaagtctctggatactttcaagaaagagatggatagagctcttagagATAGTGAAATCAAGGTTTACGGGGATAAGGccggaacaggatactgattgtggatgatcaaccatgatcataatgaatggtggttctggctcgaagggccaaatggcctactcctgcatctattgtctatctCATTTGTTAATCCAGTACTGTGTCTTTCACTGGTGGGAATTTCTTTAATTTCTTCATTCTTGCTAGACCTTTGGTGTCTAGTTTGCCCAGAATTTTATTGTGTCTTCTTCCATTAAGATATCTTTATCTTCTGTTATCATTTCTCTGGTCTCTGCATCTAAGAGCCCCATGTTAACTTTCACTAATTTCTTTTTAACACATCTATGGAAGCTTTGATGATTTGTTTCATATCTATTTCTTGTTTACTCACTATTCCTGTTCGTTTTTATGGATTTCTTGCATCATTCTTTGAATTCTAAAGttttcccaatcctcaggtttgcTGCACTGTTTGACAACATTATATGCATCTTAATTCATTATTATTATTCTGGCTATACCATGTATCCTATGAGGTTTTTATTGTTTGAAAGGATGTATACTCATTGCAAATTGTGAGTTAATTCTTTAACTGTCAACCATTGCTTATCTCTCATAACATCTTTAAGCTAAATTCCAATCCATCTTGGCAAGGCTGGCCTTCATACCTACATTGTTGTGTTGTTCAGGTTTCAGCCCATCATTGCAATCTTAGTAAATCaaattttaaataaaaatctgTCATAACTTGATTACTCTTCCTTGTTTGTTCTTTACGACAAGAATAGTCCTTTGTCATCGCCCAGAGCTACATCTAAAATAGCCTGTTCCTAATTCGTTCCTCAACATACTGATCTAGAAAACTATATTGTAGACATCCAATTAACTTCTCCTTATTGCAGCTATTACTGCAAGATTggttttcccagactgtgtgaaGGTTAATGTCCCCATAATGCATAATTATTGTGATAACTGTTATTTGCCTCTAATTAAGGAAGGCAAATTTCAGTTTCAAAAATCACCCATCAACATGTGAAAAACCTAAAGTTACAGATCAAAAATATGTTAttttgcagtgtttttgttcaAAGTTTGAAGACTACTTGAAATCAGTTCATTGTCATGCCAGTAATTTTAAAATCAACTGAAGAAATGGTTCTGTTATCATAACTTAATTTATTTTATTGAAATGTAATTACTTTACAGtcaaaagattttctttgaaTGTGATTTGAACATTTTAACTAATCAAATGTTATTAGTTCATTAAGCAAAGAACAAGTACAATTCCAAATGCTAAATAAATATAACGATAGAACTTGCATTTCTTTGGTGCTTTTCAGAATACATCTCAAAGCAAGACTAGCAtggttccacaaacagcaatgtgatattgTTTGAAAGTCAAATGTTGACTTGTACAGTAGGAAAGCGCTGTTACTTTTTGCATAATACTATGAAatattttgtctgtttcaatgtgtAAGTGGAGCAGTACAGCATTGGAGTATCAACCTAGATAATGTACCAATGTCAATGGAGAATGGCTTGAAACCAAGATGTGAATTTGAAGGCGAGAGTGCAATTTTTTACACTAAGGCTGGTGCCTAGATCCAAATAGAATCAAAATTTTAAAGAATTTGAGTTGCTACCTCATTATACCAGCTACAGTTAACAAGAAAGTGTTGATAATGGAAAGAAAATCCTTAATTTATAGTCTATCATTCTGTGGTCAGTTTGCACAGGTACAACACTAATGCAGATGAGAGAAGCTCTTTAGGCTAAGTTATTTTTTGATTCATTGTTGTAAAAttagttttctctctccctttgcttGGTATCATTTTACAGTGATGAGCCTAAGGTTTTCACATTGGATACCATATCAAGAAGACCGGTCAAATTAGTTTTCAAATTCAACCACTCGATATGATTACTGTCTTGCATATATTTCTTTCGAACCAAAGTTTCAGCTGATGTGCCCTTGTTTTAATAGCTTGACCTTCCTTAAGGGAGTACTGTTTCACTCAACTGTACCGTTTAGTGTCTCTGTACTTTTTCCAGATCTACCCCCAGTCAGCCACTTCCAGAGTGGGCAAGCCTAGTTGCCTTGGTTTTTCTCATAATAATACTGCTTGATGTCAGGGGTCAGTTTATAATGTCTTAAAGGCTTGTAAATTTCCTTTGTATTTTGGTGAGCACAACTCTGGTGTAGTCTGAACTACATCCTGTACAACTTTATTATAACATCCTTTGATTTGTACTCTACTGATCAAACAAGTGCTTTTCAGAATTGTAATTCTTTTGTTCCCATATTATTGTGATTTAATATGTTAAAATGTTATTTTTCTCCCAGATTCCTTTCAACTGCATCTTTATTTCTGCAACCAGTATATATGCATTATGCATTGTTTTCTTAAAATATTTAGTGAATTTCATACACATGTATTTAATTTATTATCATTCAAAATTAATAGTGTCTAATGTGATATTGTTATTCAATTACTTTACAATACTATGGGTATGTCCAGGTATTGAGATTACAAGAGCAAATGTATATTATATTTAATCTTTAAAATGTGATTCCATGACAAAAAGAATTGCACCTACTGCCTCTTCTTTGACTGCTGCTACAGATTTTTAACAAGGTAGTGTGTATGATGCCAAAATTTTGTAGACATTTTTGCATTTAACATATAAGTATAGTTCTGGAGGTAATTTGTAATACTCTTGTTCTATAAGTTAGTAATGAATGGGCTAGCATTTAGGACCAAAGCATCATAAATTAGTATTTCATTTCCACTATCTTAATATACTATCTCTGTGTAGGGAATTTCAAGATAGAAGAGATGAGTGACAGCTCGCATGACAAAATGGAAATAGTAAAGTGAAGCCTCAAACATGAATAATGGCCACTTGGGTAGGTACCAGAGAGTGCCCTACACCAATGGAACCATACTGCAATTGGGTATCTGGGGAGGAATTGAAAATTTTTTTGTATGTAGTTTAACAGACAATTTTCAAGTACTGATAGAATGATACAATTCTACTTGGTATCTTAAGACCTCCTCAGAGATTACAAAATAGCTGAAATGACAGTCCAATAAAATCTTCTTTCTTCTGACCTTTCTTTACTTCCCTTAGTATAGGATTGAATACTATTAAGATTAACAATGGCacgtgctgttaatgtgtaaaaTGGCCAGCAAATTCATGGATTTAAGAAGAGTTGATGAGATCCAAATTTACAGAATTTGTTGATTGATTTGTTTGAGCATCCTGTTATTTTTAAGTAATTAATGGATTTGTACATCAGTTGCCCATTAGGCTTGCAACAGAAAGTTAGGAGTAGAAACTCTCAGCGTCAgtactgttttttttaaacaaaatgatTATTATTAATACAATGCAAATTAACTTTCCTGGTCCAGAAACAATTAAAACCATTTTCATTTCAACGTGTAATCAGTTGTTGTCAGAATTTGAAAATtatttgtttttgtctcttttcctctctcctaATCTATTTTTCTGTATTGTTTCTTAATTCCTAAATCTTGCTGGTTAAGAAGATACACTGTTGTTTCAGCCTTTCACTGAAATGATGTTGTGTTGCTCTCATGATCAGTTCACACTTCTGGAAAATGATGACATAAATATTTTTTGAATTGCAAAGTACAAAAAGCAGTTGAACTTCCAGTCTGTGCCTCAAGTTATCAAAGTCTAGCAAGAATTGGTCCAGTATTTTTAGACACTTATTGATGGATATGTTGAAATGCTTGACAACAAGAAaggcacagtgccagagacccagatttGGTTCCGCCCTtcggcaactgtgtgtggagtttacatgttctcgctgtgtgtgcactgGTTTCTTCCACGTGCTCAGGttttctcccacactccaaaaatcaCTAGGgggacatttttaaggttagagagaTTTTGAAAAGACATGAGAGACTATTTTCTTTACATAGTGGGTggttcctgaggaagtggttgatgtgggtacaattacaatgtttaaacgaCATTTGGATAAGATGAGgatcaggcaggtgggactaatcgagtttgggattatattgagcatggactagttggactgaggggtctgctTTTAtgctctatgactatatgactctgaacctatgtgcagattaggtgaaatgaCTATGCTAAAtagtccacagtgtccagggaggtgcaggcttggtgcattagccatgggaaatgcaggttacaaggatagggtaggggtgagagtctgggtgagatgcaCTTTGTAGGCtcggtgtggattcaatgggctgaatccatgctgtagggattctatgatttgatgaTTCTGCTCTAATTATTCAATATGAAACCGTATGCAGTGAGTAATATTTTCTTATACCATAATGTTTACATTAAAATTGAAGGACCAAAAAAGCCCTGCAAAACTGTATCTGTATTAAGTTATTCCCTACCTAACTTATTTGGAAGATAATTTCAGTCTGTCAACTATGTGATGTGTTTCCTGTGCATGATGCACATATTCACAATGCAATGAGTTCTGCATAAAGCAAATCTTAAAAGCTAAATCTTCATGTTCAAGTATTTCAGAGGTACCTGAATTAAGCAGTAGGACTTTTTTTTGGCAAATATATAAAACAATTAAAAGAAGTGTTTCAGGTTAGCCGTCATATTTTTAGGTCAGTTAAAATAACAGATTGAGATTTGTAGTTGCACTACAATTCCTGTTTAATCAATATCTTTGCTAATTGAGTTTATTTGTAAGCTAATGTTTGTTTCCTGGTAGGTAACAAGTAACTGCAGTATTATTTTTTCGCTTCTATAATTAGGAAAATAGACCCATTAGACCAATAGTTCCCAAACAGTGAGCTCCAAGGCAGTACTGGCAGCCCTGGAGTGGAGACCGTTTGGGACAGCCCTGAGAGTTGTTCCAAGACGCTTTGCTATCTCTTTGTCTGTGCTTACTAATATCCATGATTTGAATGGCCCTTCCTAAAAAAAACGTTCTTGGAAGTCCATCATTGCTTGCAAAATGGTTATGAAAAAATTCATTGCTCTGTAGTTACCCAGCTCTTCTTTAACttcacctcccccccctccccaaactgACTTCAGGGTTACAGCAATTTTAAACATGAAAATTGGGTGGCAGTTTTGGCAAATGTTTGGGAAAGACTGCTTTAACTTAATTTATTTCTTAGAGTGACAGGTTTTGCAGTCCAGCCACAGTATTCCAAAACCTGATGTGTTTGTAAGTGAAACCTAATTTTTTAGTGATAAATATTTGGCAGTTATTGCTTAAAGTCACACTGTTCCCATACATAACATCTAATTATAAAATATTATGCACAACAAGGGAAACACCAACAGCACAACTTCCTGCATAGATTTTTCTTTGTTAATTTTACTGCTAGCTTGATATCATCCTTGCCTTTTTCTGTGTATTCTTTTGTGTTCAACACTGCCCTTTCAATATTGTTCAGGAAGTCCCCTTGCTCATGCACCAAAACCGAAATCTGCACAAAAAGATCTTGTAGCTCTTTGATTTGATTTTCAAGGTTGATTAATTCCTTGTGGCGAGTCTCAATTTCAGACAGATGACCTTTAGTAATTTTGACGTTACTGAGGAAGTTCTCATTGAAAACATACCATTTGTCATGCTCCACCATGTTGTTTAGCTCCTCTTCTGATACTTCCTTTCCAACAACTTCAAGCTGGCGCTGAATGAATTTCTTGCAATTTTCTTGCTTTGTATTTAGAACAGTATTGAAGTCTGACATGCCTGTTTGATATTGCTTCAACAGCATTAAATATTGTGTCCTCTTCATTCTTGAGATGATTGCATCTTCTCCAGCCTCAGCCTCTGATTGCTGTGCATCCTTTGATAATGTATCTAAATGTTTGTGAATGGACTCAGCTTGGAGTTTGATTTCTTTAACGAGGTTGGAACTGTCCTTTTTAATAATGCTGAACCGACGTGTGGAAGCCATGGTGGTACTCTGTTGACTCAGTTTCTTTACATCATTATTTAGTTCATTGATTTCATCTTGAATTTTCTGTGCACCCAATAAGAAATTCTCCATGACTGGCTCTTTTTCAAAAATAATGGCCTGTTGTTTAAAGTAAATACTGTCTTCGGTTTGCTTGCTTTCTTCGCCTTCATTGCCTGTCTTAAGTTCAGCCTCTTTTGCCCGTTGTCTAAGTTCTTGAAGTCGATCCTTCATATTGCTAGCTATGGTCTGCTATAGTAAATTATCTTTCCATCAGCACAAGTGCTGTGTCCACAGATCCTTGAATTTTGTGTCCTTGCAGACATTTTTTCACCTGTGTAAGCAGGAAACATTTTAAGAATGTAAAATGCaaacaattttattttattttacaaatTACTGTAATTTCTGAATAAAAGCAATGGGTTTACATTATGTTTTGTACAGATACTTTTGGTTTGAACTTTAGTCAGTAGGTTTTGTTGGATGCTAGTAGAAGGATTTTTATTCTGCAGATGGCTGTGTTAGACTTCTATTGAAGAGTTACTTC is a genomic window containing:
- the stx19 gene encoding syntaxin-19; the encoded protein is MKDRLQELRQRAKEAELKTGNEGEESKQTEDSIYFKQQAIIFEKEPVMENFLLGAQKIQDEINELNNDVKKLSQQSTTMASTRRFSIIKKDSSNLVKEIKLQAESIHKHLDTLSKDAQQSEAEAGEDAIISRMKRTQYLMLLKQYQTGMSDFNTVLNTKQENCKKFIQRQLEVVGKEVSEEELNNMVEHDKWYVFNENFLSNVKITKGHLSEIETRHKELINLENQIKELQDLFVQISVLVHEQGDFLNNIERAVLNTKEYTEKGKDDIKLAVKLTKKNLCRKLCCWCFPCCA